In Fundulus heteroclitus isolate FHET01 chromosome 8, MU-UCD_Fhet_4.1, whole genome shotgun sequence, a genomic segment contains:
- the prune2 gene encoding protein prune homolog 2, whose amino-acid sequence MDLASHSKMTSEGDDGRPVPPTSLPLQGGPSQRKKLSAPRISLSLDHSEDDLGETPDDLDINVDELDTPDEGDYLDYTDHEMDWEDPGAASRSGTSDSYTIPTYSAEEERRDVKLWRTVVIGEQEHRINMKVIEPYMKVVSHGGYYGNGVNAIIVFAACFLPDSAREDYHEIMENLFLYVISTLELMVAEDYMIVYLNGATPHRRMPGLGWLKKCYQMIDRRLRKNLKSFIIVHPSWFIRTVLAITKPFISAKFSSKIKYVNSLDELQELIPMDSIQIPECIIKLDKELKEAAENSKINSFLQGTELTAASRTDGQDQAGASSS is encoded by the exons tcctCCTACATCTTTACCCCTGCAAGGAGGTCCCAGTCAGAGGAAAAAACTCTCTGCCCCTCGGATCAGCTTATCACTTGACCACAGTGAGGATGACTTGGGGGAGACTCCAGACGATCTGGACATTAATGTAGATGAACTTGACACTCCAGATGAGGGAGATTACCTCGACTACACAGACCATGAAATGGACTGGGAAG ATCCCGGTGCAGCCAGCAGGAGCGGAACAAGTGACTCCTACACCATTCCTACATACAGCGCTGAGGAAGAGCGGCGTGATGTCAAGCTATGGAGGACTGTTGTCATTGGAGAGCAGGAGCACCGCATCAACATGAAAGTTATTGAGCCTTACATGAAAGTAGTCTCTCATGGAG GTTACTATGGCAACGGAGTGAATGCCATCATAGTCTTTGCTGCATGTTTCCTGCCAGACAGTGCCCGAGAAGACTACCATGAAATAATGGAGAACCTCTTCCT cTATGTGATCAGCACCCTGGAGCTCATGGTGGCAGAGGACTACATGATCGTTTATCTGAACGGAGCCACGCCCCACAGAAGAATGCCTGGTCTTGGTTGGCTCAAAAAGTGCTATCAGATGATTGACAGAAG GCTCAGGAAGAATTTGAAATCCTTCATTATCGTCCATCCATCATGGTTTATCAGGACTGTTCTAGCCATTACCAAGCCCTTCATCAG CGCCAAGTTCAGCAGCAAGATCAAGTATGTGAACAGTTTAGATGAACTGCAGGAACTAATCCCAATGGACAGCATCCAGATCCCAGAGTGCATCATTAA ACTTGACAAGGAGCTGAAGGAAGCGGCGGAAAACTCAAA AATAAATAGCTTCCTGCAGGGGACTGAGCTGACAGCAGCCAGCAGAACAGA CGGACAAGACCAAGCCGGTGCCAGCAGCTCGTAA